Proteins found in one Aquibium microcysteis genomic segment:
- a CDS encoding xanthine dehydrogenase family protein molybdopterin-binding subunit, with translation MPRLSRRRLLAALGWGAAAITAAAGGAFALLPTLPPRRAPTPADAAAWLSLRPDGVFELLSSRAEMGQGISTGLRQIAADELGVGIGRIRLVHADTSRIPVARSTVGSDAMRETGPLVARAAAALEAAIRREAARRLDLPAGDLRLGPDGVEAGGKTVLSFADLGAGAPLLVTQAEVAAATPRLVADPSARREVGRARPAHDVEAIVTGSHALYTDDIRLPGMVFGAVVRPRTLGGTIRDIDASACTAVPGFLGLHRDGAFAGLVASRRGALARAMELLAVDEEDGPAVDTAGLAARVDVGAAAGALEHGLLDEGDLGAEPFDVDLTLAVPLAAHASIEPRTAVARFGDDGGLEVWTGTQDPFFVRDSLADAFGLPRTAVVVHAMRIGGAFGARTIVAAELEAARLAKLSGRPVKVQWSRGDEFRAGFHRPPSSHRIRVSADADGRIVRWHHAFRSGHVIFTSAAMGPGLQFATGFVADPGVARGAVPAYAAPAVRVEFEDVRLPVMTGPWRGLGAAANSWAVETAVDALARAKGLDPLDLRLRSIAPQHARLRGVLEAAAGMAGWKARPKDRADEGWGIACGIYKDMAYAAAVARVTRAAAGYKVTGLWCAHDCGLVVNPDQVRAQVEGNLVWGIGMALKEELAVAGGRIVPESFFDYPLPAFSDVPAIEVRLIEGAPQPAGAGETAIVCGTAAVTNAIAAMTSRTVAALPVGRS, from the coding sequence ATGCCGCGCCTGTCGCGACGCCGCCTCCTCGCCGCCCTCGGCTGGGGCGCGGCCGCCATCACCGCCGCGGCCGGCGGCGCCTTCGCGCTGCTGCCGACGCTGCCGCCGCGCCGCGCACCGACGCCCGCCGACGCCGCCGCCTGGCTCAGCCTGCGGCCGGACGGCGTCTTCGAACTCCTCTCCAGCCGCGCCGAAATGGGCCAGGGCATCTCCACCGGCCTGCGCCAGATCGCCGCCGACGAGCTCGGCGTCGGCATCGGCCGCATCCGCCTCGTCCACGCCGACACGAGCCGGATTCCCGTCGCGCGCTCCACCGTCGGGTCCGACGCCATGCGCGAGACCGGCCCGCTGGTGGCGCGCGCGGCCGCCGCGCTCGAAGCCGCGATCCGGCGCGAGGCGGCGCGGCGGCTCGATCTCCCGGCGGGCGACCTGCGGCTCGGACCTGACGGGGTCGAGGCCGGCGGCAAGACCGTCCTCTCCTTCGCCGATCTGGGCGCCGGCGCACCGCTGCTCGTCACGCAGGCCGAGGTCGCGGCCGCGACGCCCCGGCTCGTCGCCGACCCGTCCGCCCGGCGCGAGGTCGGCCGTGCCCGTCCGGCGCACGACGTCGAGGCGATCGTTACCGGCAGCCATGCGCTCTACACCGACGACATCCGCCTGCCCGGCATGGTCTTCGGCGCCGTCGTCCGGCCGCGGACGCTCGGCGGGACGATCCGCGACATCGACGCCTCCGCCTGCACCGCCGTCCCGGGCTTCCTCGGCCTCCATCGCGACGGCGCCTTCGCCGGGCTGGTCGCGTCGCGGCGCGGGGCGCTCGCCAGGGCGATGGAGCTCCTGGCCGTCGACGAGGAGGACGGTCCGGCAGTCGATACCGCCGGCCTCGCCGCGCGGGTCGACGTCGGTGCCGCTGCCGGCGCTTTGGAACATGGTCTCCTCGACGAAGGCGACCTCGGCGCCGAGCCCTTCGACGTCGACCTCACCCTCGCCGTGCCGCTCGCCGCGCATGCCTCGATCGAACCGCGCACCGCGGTCGCCCGCTTCGGCGACGACGGCGGCCTCGAGGTCTGGACCGGCACCCAGGACCCCTTCTTCGTCCGCGACAGCCTGGCCGACGCCTTCGGCCTGCCCCGCACGGCGGTCGTCGTCCACGCCATGCGCATCGGCGGCGCCTTCGGCGCCCGCACCATCGTCGCCGCCGAACTGGAAGCGGCGCGACTGGCTAAGCTCTCCGGACGGCCGGTCAAGGTGCAATGGAGCCGCGGCGACGAGTTCCGGGCCGGCTTCCACCGCCCGCCCTCCTCCCACCGCATCCGCGTCTCGGCGGACGCGGACGGCCGCATCGTCCGCTGGCACCACGCCTTCCGGTCCGGCCACGTCATCTTCACCTCGGCGGCGATGGGTCCCGGCCTGCAGTTCGCGACCGGCTTCGTCGCCGATCCGGGCGTGGCGCGCGGCGCGGTTCCCGCCTATGCGGCGCCGGCCGTGCGGGTCGAGTTCGAGGACGTCCGGCTGCCGGTCATGACCGGTCCCTGGCGCGGGCTCGGCGCGGCGGCGAACTCCTGGGCGGTCGAGACCGCCGTCGACGCGCTCGCCCGGGCGAAGGGCCTCGATCCCCTCGACCTGCGCCTGCGCTCGATCGCGCCGCAGCATGCGCGCCTGCGCGGCGTGCTCGAAGCGGCGGCCGGCATGGCCGGCTGGAAAGCACGCCCCAAGGACCGGGCGGACGAAGGCTGGGGCATCGCCTGCGGCATCTACAAGGACATGGCCTACGCGGCCGCCGTCGCACGCGTGACAAGGGCGGCCGCCGGGTACAAGGTGACGGGTCTGTGGTGCGCCCATGATTGCGGCCTCGTCGTGAACCCCGATCAGGTGCGCGCGCAGGTCGAAGGCAATCTCGTCTGGGGGATCGGCATGGCGCTGAAGGAGGAACTCGCGGTCGCCGGCGGCCGGATCGTGCCGGAGAGCTTCTTCGACTATCCGCTGCCGGCATTTTCCGACGTGCCTGCCATCGAGGTGCGCCTGATCGAGGGCGCTCCGCAGCCGGCCGGTGCCGGCGAGACCGCCATCGTCTGCGGCACCGCCGCCGTCACCAACGCCATCGCGGCGATGACGAGCCGCACGGTCGCCGCCCTGCCGGTCGGGCGGTCCTGA
- a CDS encoding helix-turn-helix transcriptional regulator has translation MEDFAGALVLTMLRRSLERQSIGLDLPPPPRGRTVGLADKRALLDAALSAHGPEAILRVADVVPDFAAHPVAGVFAGGRTPGDVLASWFAVERYFHSRHRTRLVADAAGSVEMEHYDLRGSPVAAGDSLAVAGILLGILRWRGARDASLVFGDGHASAGHGPPSGPAQRWRFSWSRFDPPASPADDPPPAFDVAGRSLSDPLVARLFAARVAVPHARRPAAAVARACGLSLRTLQRRLAETGWTLGEVVASARVHHATRLLAATDTPLALVGLFAGYSDQPHFQRAFRAAVGPTPAEYRRLARPA, from the coding sequence ATGGAGGATTTCGCGGGCGCGCTCGTCCTGACGATGCTGCGCCGTTCACTCGAACGCCAGTCGATCGGGCTCGACCTCCCGCCGCCGCCGCGCGGGCGCACCGTCGGCCTGGCCGACAAGCGGGCCCTCCTCGATGCCGCGCTCTCGGCCCACGGCCCGGAGGCGATCCTGCGCGTCGCGGACGTGGTTCCGGACTTCGCCGCCCACCCCGTCGCCGGCGTCTTCGCCGGGGGCCGCACTCCCGGCGACGTCCTGGCGAGCTGGTTCGCCGTCGAGCGCTACTTCCACTCGCGCCATCGCACCCGTCTCGTCGCCGACGCGGCCGGCTCCGTCGAGATGGAGCACTACGACCTGCGCGGGTCGCCCGTCGCGGCCGGCGACAGCCTCGCCGTGGCCGGAATCCTCCTCGGCATCCTGCGCTGGCGGGGCGCCCGGGATGCTTCGCTCGTCTTCGGCGACGGGCATGCGTCCGCCGGGCATGGACCGCCGTCCGGGCCCGCGCAGCGCTGGAGGTTCTCGTGGAGCCGGTTCGATCCCCCGGCCTCACCCGCAGACGATCCGCCGCCCGCTTTCGACGTCGCGGGCCGGTCGCTGTCCGATCCCCTCGTGGCGCGGCTCTTCGCGGCGCGGGTCGCCGTGCCGCATGCGCGCCGGCCGGCTGCGGCGGTCGCCCGGGCCTGCGGCCTCAGCCTGCGCACACTGCAGCGGCGGCTCGCCGAGACGGGCTGGACCCTCGGCGAGGTCGTCGCTTCCGCCCGGGTCCACCACGCCACGCGCCTCCTCGCCGCCACCGACACGCCGCTCGCGCTCGTCGGTCTCTTCGCCGGCTACAGCGACCAGCCGCATTTCCAGCGCGCCTTTCGCGCCGCTGTCGGCCCGACGCCCGCCGAATACCGCCGCCTGGCGAGGCCCGCCTGA
- a CDS encoding Bax inhibitor-1/YccA family protein produces the protein MNTPNYQSSAGFDQRSAALFDEGLRQHMLSVYNYMALGLVVTGLVAFTVSSVPALYVPIFSTPLKWVVMLAPLAFVFLFSFRIQTMSASGAQGMFWAFCAVMGLSLASVFLVFTGTSIARTFFIAATMFGATSLYGYTTKSDLTKFSSFLIMGLIGVVVASIVNIFLGSSALQFAISVIGIVVFLGLTAWDTQTIKEQYAENIDQESRQKMAVWGAFSLYLNFVNIFQLLLHFTGERE, from the coding sequence ATGAACACCCCCAACTACCAGTCCAGCGCCGGCTTCGACCAGCGCAGCGCCGCGCTCTTCGACGAGGGCCTGCGCCAGCACATGCTGTCCGTCTACAACTACATGGCGCTCGGCCTCGTGGTGACGGGCCTCGTCGCCTTCACCGTCTCCTCGGTGCCGGCGCTCTACGTGCCGATCTTCTCCACGCCGCTCAAGTGGGTGGTGATGCTGGCGCCGCTCGCCTTCGTCTTCCTGTTCTCCTTCCGCATCCAGACCATGTCGGCGTCTGGCGCGCAGGGCATGTTCTGGGCCTTCTGCGCCGTCATGGGCCTCTCGCTTGCCTCGGTGTTCCTCGTCTTCACCGGCACCTCGATCGCGCGCACCTTCTTCATCGCCGCCACCATGTTCGGCGCCACCAGCCTCTACGGCTACACGACCAAGAGCGACCTGACCAAGTTCTCGTCCTTCCTGATCATGGGCCTGATCGGCGTGGTCGTCGCCAGCATCGTCAACATCTTCCTCGGCTCGTCGGCGCTGCAGTTCGCCATCTCGGTCATCGGCATCGTCGTCTTCCTCGGCCTGACCGCCTGGGACACGCAGACCATCAAGGAGCAGTATGCCGAGAACATCGACCAGGAGTCGCGGCAGAAGATGGCGGTCTGGGGCGCGTTCTCGCTCTACCTGAACTTCGTCAACATCTTCCAGCTGCTGCTCCACTTCACGGGCGAACGCGAGTAG
- the uvrA gene encoding excinuclease ABC subunit UvrA, producing MADHKFISIRGAREHNLKNVDLDIPRDSLTVMTGLSGSGKSSLAFDTIYAEGQRRYVESLSAYARQFLEMMQKPDVDQIDGLSPAISIEQKTTSKNPRSTVGTVTEIYDYMRLLFARVGVPYSPATGLPIESQTVSQMVDRVLALEEGTRLYVLAPIVRGRKGEYRKELAELQRKGFQRVKIDGQFYEIAEAPALDKKYKHDIDIVVDRLVVRGDIAARLADSLETALRLAEGLAVAEFADRPLPPEETAEGGGANKSLNDTHERILFSEKFACPVSGFTISEIEPRLFSFNNPFGACPTCDGLGSQRAIDPALVIPDETLSLRDGAVAPWARSSSPYYVQTLEALGRAYGFKLGDRWSDLPEPARNAILHGTGSKQIAFAYDDGMRSYKTSKTFEGVIPNLERRWKETESAWSREEIERYMSATPCPACNGYRLKPEALAVKIAGKHIGEVTALSIRNAGAWFEALPAQMNAKQNEIAVRILKEIRERLRFLNDVGLDYLALSRNSGTLSGGESQRIRLASQIGSGLTGVLYVLDEPSIGLHQRDNARLLDTLKHLRDIGNTVIVVEHDEDAVRTADYVVDMGPAAGIHGGRVVAEGTPAEIMANPKSLTGQYLSGALSIPLPAERRPMKKGRRLKVVNARGNNLRGVTAEIPLGTFTCVTGVSGGGKSTFLIETLFKAASRRIMGAREHPAEHDRIDGLEFLDKVIDIDQSPIGRTPRSNPATYTGAFTPIRDWFAGLPEAKARGYQPGRFSFNVKGGRCEACQGDGVIKIEMHFLPDVYVTCDVCHGKRYNRETLDVTFKGKSIADVLDMTVEEGAEFFAAVPAVRDKLETLAKVGLGYIHVGQQATTLSGGEAQRIKLAKELSRKATGKTLYILDEPTTGLHFHDVAKLLEVLHELVDQGNTVVVIEHNLEVIKTADWILDLGPEGGDGGGELVAVGRPEDVVKEPRSHTGAFLKELLERRPVGKKAAAE from the coding sequence ATGGCCGACCACAAGTTCATTTCGATCCGCGGCGCGCGCGAGCACAATCTCAAGAACGTCGACCTCGACATCCCGCGCGACAGTCTCACGGTGATGACCGGCCTGTCGGGCTCGGGAAAATCCTCGCTCGCCTTCGACACGATCTATGCCGAGGGGCAGCGTCGCTATGTCGAAAGCCTGTCGGCCTATGCGCGCCAGTTCCTGGAGATGATGCAGAAGCCCGACGTCGACCAGATCGACGGCCTGTCGCCGGCCATCTCCATCGAGCAGAAGACGACGTCGAAGAACCCGCGCTCCACGGTCGGCACGGTCACCGAGATCTACGACTACATGCGCCTGCTCTTCGCCCGCGTCGGCGTGCCCTATTCGCCGGCCACCGGCCTGCCGATCGAGAGCCAGACCGTGTCGCAGATGGTCGACCGGGTGCTGGCGCTGGAGGAAGGCACCCGCCTCTACGTGCTCGCGCCCATCGTGCGCGGCCGCAAGGGCGAATACCGCAAGGAACTCGCCGAACTGCAGCGCAAGGGGTTCCAGCGCGTCAAGATCGACGGCCAGTTTTACGAGATCGCCGAGGCCCCGGCGCTCGACAAGAAGTACAAGCACGACATCGACATCGTCGTCGACCGCCTCGTCGTCCGCGGCGACATCGCCGCCCGCCTCGCCGATTCGCTGGAGACGGCGCTCCGGCTGGCCGAGGGGCTCGCGGTGGCCGAGTTCGCCGACCGGCCGCTGCCGCCGGAGGAGACCGCGGAGGGCGGCGGCGCCAACAAGTCGCTCAACGACACCCACGAGCGCATTCTCTTCTCGGAGAAATTCGCCTGCCCGGTCTCCGGCTTCACCATCTCCGAGATCGAGCCGCGACTCTTCTCCTTCAACAATCCCTTCGGCGCCTGCCCCACCTGCGACGGGCTCGGCAGCCAGCGCGCCATCGATCCGGCCCTCGTCATCCCCGACGAGACCCTGTCCCTGCGCGACGGCGCGGTCGCCCCCTGGGCGCGCTCCTCCTCGCCCTATTACGTGCAGACGCTGGAGGCGCTCGGCAGGGCCTACGGCTTCAAGCTCGGCGACCGCTGGAGCGACCTGCCCGAGCCGGCGCGCAACGCCATCCTCCACGGCACCGGGTCGAAGCAGATCGCCTTCGCCTATGACGACGGCATGCGCTCCTACAAGACCTCGAAGACCTTCGAGGGTGTGATCCCCAATCTCGAGCGGCGCTGGAAGGAGACCGAGTCGGCCTGGAGCCGCGAGGAGATCGAGCGCTACATGTCGGCCACCCCCTGCCCGGCCTGCAACGGCTACCGCCTTAAGCCCGAGGCGCTTGCGGTGAAGATCGCGGGAAAGCACATCGGCGAAGTCACGGCGCTGTCGATCCGCAATGCCGGCGCCTGGTTCGAGGCGCTGCCCGCGCAGATGAACGCCAAGCAGAACGAGATCGCGGTGCGCATCCTGAAGGAGATCCGCGAGCGGCTGCGCTTCCTCAACGACGTCGGGCTCGACTACCTGGCCCTGTCGCGCAATTCCGGCACGCTGTCGGGCGGCGAGAGCCAGCGCATCCGGCTCGCCTCGCAGATCGGCTCCGGCCTGACCGGCGTGCTCTACGTGCTGGACGAGCCGTCGATCGGCCTGCACCAGCGCGACAATGCCCGCCTGCTCGACACGCTGAAGCACCTGCGCGACATCGGCAACACGGTGATCGTCGTCGAGCACGACGAGGACGCCGTCCGCACCGCCGACTACGTCGTCGACATGGGGCCGGCGGCGGGCATCCATGGCGGCCGGGTGGTCGCCGAGGGCACGCCGGCCGAGATCATGGCCAATCCGAAATCGCTCACCGGGCAATATCTCTCCGGCGCGCTGTCGATCCCGCTGCCGGCCGAGCGCCGGCCGATGAAGAAGGGCCGCCGGCTCAAGGTCGTCAATGCCCGCGGCAACAATCTGCGCGGCGTCACCGCCGAGATCCCGCTCGGCACCTTCACCTGCGTCACCGGCGTCTCGGGCGGCGGCAAGTCCACCTTCCTGATCGAGACCCTGTTCAAGGCCGCCTCGCGCCGCATCATGGGCGCGCGCGAGCATCCGGCCGAGCACGACCGCATCGACGGGCTCGAATTCCTCGACAAGGTCATCGACATCGACCAGTCGCCGATCGGCAGAACGCCGCGCTCCAACCCCGCCACCTACACCGGCGCCTTCACGCCCATCCGCGACTGGTTCGCCGGCCTGCCGGAGGCGAAGGCGCGCGGCTACCAGCCCGGCCGCTTCTCCTTCAACGTCAAGGGCGGCCGCTGCGAGGCCTGCCAGGGCGACGGCGTCATCAAGATCGAGATGCACTTCCTGCCCGACGTCTACGTCACCTGCGACGTCTGCCACGGCAAGCGCTACAACCGCGAGACGCTCGACGTCACCTTCAAGGGCAAGTCGATCGCCGACGTGCTGGACATGACCGTCGAGGAAGGTGCGGAGTTCTTCGCCGCCGTCCCTGCCGTGCGCGACAAGCTGGAGACGCTGGCCAAGGTCGGCCTCGGCTACATCCACGTCGGCCAGCAGGCCACCACGCTGTCGGGCGGCGAGGCGCAGCGCATCAAGCTCGCCAAGGAACTGTCGCGAAAAGCCACCGGCAAGACCCTCTACATCCTCGACGAGCCCACCACCGGCCTGCACTTCCACGACGTCGCCAAGCTCCTCGAAGTGCTCCACGAACTGGTCGACCAGGGCAACACCGTCGTCGTCATCGAGCACAATCTCGAAGTCATCAAGACCGCCGACTGGATCCTCGACCTCGGCCCCGAAGGCGGCGACGGCGGCGGGGAACTCGTCGCCGTCGGACGGCCGGAGGACGTCGTGAAGGAGCCGCGCAGCCACACCGGCGCGTTCCTGAAGGAGCTGCTCGAGCGCCGGCCGGTGGGAAAGAAGGCGGCGGCCGAGTGA
- a CDS encoding (2Fe-2S)-binding protein, translated as MRFTLNRRPVDVPDELADEPLLFLLRDHLGLNGPRFGCGVGSCGACTVVVDGQPERSCVQPAAAAEGRDVLTLEGLAEADGLHPLQRAWIEESVPQCGYCQNGQIMTAFALLAARPDAGASEIEAAMDGVLCRCGTQPRIRRAITRARALMAGGA; from the coding sequence ATGCGCTTCACTCTCAACCGCCGGCCGGTCGACGTCCCCGACGAGCTTGCCGATGAACCCCTGCTCTTCCTGCTCCGCGACCATCTCGGTCTGAACGGGCCGCGCTTCGGCTGCGGCGTCGGCTCGTGCGGCGCCTGCACCGTCGTCGTCGACGGGCAGCCCGAGCGATCCTGCGTCCAGCCCGCCGCCGCTGCAGAGGGACGCGACGTGCTGACGCTGGAAGGCCTCGCCGAGGCGGACGGGCTGCATCCGCTGCAGCGGGCCTGGATCGAGGAGAGCGTGCCGCAATGCGGCTACTGCCAGAACGGCCAGATCATGACCGCCTTCGCGCTGCTCGCCGCGCGACCCGACGCGGGAGCCTCCGAGATCGAGGCGGCGATGGACGGCGTCCTCTGCCGCTGCGGCACCCAGCCGCGCATCCGGCGGGCCATCACGCGGGCACGCGCGCTGATGGCGGGAGGCGCGTGA
- a CDS encoding sigma-70 family RNA polymerase sigma factor: MNPRTTRFDVLGQLGALRRYARSLSRDASEAEDLVHDALVRAYERRSSFRSGGNMRAWLLSILHNAFVDRVRSRSAEAARAAESVRLGETALPAPQEHSVRLAQVRDAFMALPEEQRAALHLVAIEGLSYQEAADALAIPLGTLMSRIGRARAALRAMEDGVPARGSHLKIVGGPQ, translated from the coding sequence ATGAACCCTCGAACGACCCGTTTCGACGTGCTTGGACAGCTCGGTGCGCTGCGACGCTACGCGCGGTCGCTCAGCCGCGATGCGAGCGAGGCGGAAGACCTCGTGCACGACGCGCTGGTGCGGGCCTACGAGCGCCGCTCGAGCTTCCGGTCGGGCGGCAATATGCGTGCCTGGCTGCTGTCGATCCTGCACAACGCCTTCGTCGACCGCGTCCGCAGCCGCAGCGCCGAGGCTGCCCGCGCCGCCGAGAGCGTGCGCCTGGGCGAGACGGCGCTTCCCGCGCCGCAGGAGCATTCTGTGCGCCTGGCGCAGGTCCGCGATGCCTTCATGGCCCTGCCGGAAGAGCAGCGCGCCGCCCTCCACCTCGTCGCCATCGAGGGCCTGTCCTACCAGGAAGCGGCCGACGCGCTCGCCATCCCGCTCGGCACGCTGATGTCGCGCATCGGTCGCGCGCGCGCCGCCCTGCGCGCGATGGAGGACGGAGTACCCGCCCGGGGGAGCCACCTGAAGATCGTCGGAGGCCCGCAATGA
- a CDS encoding anti-sigma factor family protein, producing the protein MNAIADPVTDTDLDAYVDDQLDVARRIEVESYLAARPETAARVMADLRNRDELRLAMAGAAGAPRPATADAARRLERGLVRGRVFGMLQRAAAVTVFVAAGWFANDALGPFRITEVVASTPPPAYVEDAMRAHGTSMLRASMASQPEVPVYSAEEIRAATAIVMPALPSDWGVRDVQIYPSRFGPSVEMTLDAGDLGYVSLFAVRPGTFDVVQPTLAPAGDVASAYFQIGEVAYALVASADVEQLDRAAGKLSATLY; encoded by the coding sequence ATGAACGCTATCGCCGATCCCGTCACCGACACCGATCTCGACGCCTATGTCGACGACCAGCTCGACGTCGCCCGCCGGATCGAGGTCGAGTCCTATCTCGCGGCGCGACCGGAGACGGCCGCCCGCGTGATGGCCGATCTGCGAAATCGCGACGAGCTGCGCCTGGCCATGGCCGGCGCCGCGGGCGCCCCGCGCCCCGCCACCGCCGACGCCGCCCGCAGGCTCGAACGCGGCCTCGTGCGCGGCCGGGTGTTCGGGATGCTGCAGCGGGCGGCGGCCGTGACGGTCTTCGTCGCCGCCGGCTGGTTCGCCAACGACGCGCTCGGGCCGTTCCGGATCACCGAAGTCGTCGCCTCCACGCCGCCGCCGGCCTATGTCGAGGACGCCATGCGCGCCCACGGGACCTCCATGCTGCGCGCCTCCATGGCCTCGCAGCCCGAGGTGCCGGTCTACAGCGCCGAGGAGATCCGCGCCGCGACGGCGATCGTGATGCCCGCGCTGCCGTCGGACTGGGGCGTCCGCGACGTCCAGATCTATCCCTCGCGCTTCGGCCCCAGCGTGGAGATGACCCTCGACGCCGGCGATCTCGGATACGTCTCGCTCTTTGCGGTGCGCCCCGGGACCTTCGACGTCGTGCAGCCGACGCTGGCACCCGCCGGCGACGTCGCCTCGGCCTATTTCCAGATCGGCGAGGTCGCCTATGCCCTCGTCGCTTCCGCCGACGTCGAGCAGCTCGACCGCGCCGCCGGAAAGCTGTCCGCCACCCTCTACTGA
- a CDS encoding DUF4258 domain-containing protein, whose product MDDLADRIRARIEAGRVRVSDHAQGRLSERGILFSDVLASVPAWTVVEIYVTGRMGPSFLARHVLSAGTIHAVWGMMDDTAVHAVLVTVYLPDKDKWDEHSTSRREA is encoded by the coding sequence ATGGACGACCTCGCCGACCGGATACGCGCGCGTATCGAGGCCGGCAGGGTCAGGGTTTCCGATCATGCACAGGGACGGTTGAGCGAACGAGGCATCCTGTTTTCGGACGTTCTGGCGAGCGTTCCGGCATGGACCGTCGTCGAAATCTATGTGACGGGACGCATGGGACCGTCATTTCTCGCCCGGCACGTCCTGTCGGCTGGCACCATCCATGCCGTTTGGGGTATGATGGACGACACTGCGGTCCATGCCGTCCTCGTGACGGTGTACCTGCCCGACAAGGACAAGTGGGATGAGCACTCCACGAGCCGACGCGAGGCGTGA